GTAACTCAGCTAAATGTGATATAAATTGTTTCGGAAACATCATCTTACTATTTATTGATGTAATGTGATTAAAAAACATTTATTTATTACCGTTTTCGTGCTTACCCTCGTTGCGATTATTTTGGGCTGGCTATCCATGTTAACAAATGTGTTCAGCCGCTCAGGATCCCTGGAACCAGTACAAGTATATTTTGCAGATAATATTTCCCAAAGTCACGAGTTGGTGATTCAAGAATTTAATCGGTTGTATCGGGGAAAAATTGAAGTTATTCCCGTAAATCTACCGTTTGAAAAGTTCAGTACGAACGAGCGTAAAGAACTACTCATACGATCTCTGCGAAGTAAAAGTGATATCGATCTATTTGCTGTGGACTTCATCTGGGTACCACGGTTCACTCGGTGGAGTGAACCTTTGGACAAATATTTTTCGAAAAAAGAAAGAGAACGACTGCTATCCTATGCCATGGAGTCCTGTACCTATGATCAGACCCTTGTGGCTATGCCATTGTATATTGATGTTGGACTAATGTATTATCGAAAAGATATCATACGCCGTTTGCCCAAAGCTGAAGAGATCGAGCAACGGCTGCAATCCTCAATAACCTGGGATGAATTGCTAAAATTACGAGAACAACTAAAATATGGAACAAAACCATTCTATATTTTCCAGGCGAAAGATTATGAGGGTCTCGTCTGTAATTATTTTGAAATAGCCGTAAGTCGTAAACCAGATTTTTTCAAAAATAATTCGATCCC
The genomic region above belongs to Ignavibacteriales bacterium and contains:
- a CDS encoding extracellular solute-binding protein codes for the protein MIKKHLFITVFVLTLVAIILGWLSMLTNVFSRSGSLEPVQVYFADNISQSHELVIQEFNRLYRGKIEVIPVNLPFEKFSTNERKELLIRSLRSKSDIDLFAVDFIWVPRFTRWSEPLDKYFSKKERERLLSYAMESCTYDQTLVAMPLYIDVGLMYYRKDIIRRLPKAEEIEQRLQSSITWDELLKLREQLKYGTKPFYIFQAKDYEGLVCNYFEIAVSRKPDFFKNNSIPLTSSAAEEALSMMVGFVKTNVSPIAVLDFEENLSYRYMLDHDAVFVRGWPNFIENFRRFYPDTVKLSNIGRAPLPHFNGEKPTSILGGWNLMVSKSSTKKEAAVEFIRFLQSDHIQRLLFERAGYMPVVNSVYQDSLFLVSHPELTFYKKIMQNGFHRPALVEYTKTSNIISHFINLAIKQDLKVKDALQQANDMIQSNAILIK